A window of the Lysinibacillus irui genome harbors these coding sequences:
- a CDS encoding transmembrane-type terpene cyclase produces the protein MSELNILLICQLGMGLFWIITYILVIYKGWRDKQYGMPMAAICANISWEFIFAFIYPQNDLQRFITLIWFLLDIFILMQFLRYAPNEYRRMLSKKLLYFSFLLTLVFSMLTILGLVHEFHDYEGKYAAFFQNLMMSGLFIALLLQRGNLAGQSMAIAICKMLGTLFASVGFYLYFRTPLITIISVATLFYDWLYILLIYRWQKQKPKL, from the coding sequence TTGAGTGAACTAAACATATTATTGATTTGCCAATTAGGTATGGGCCTTTTTTGGATTATTACATATATACTCGTTATTTATAAAGGATGGCGAGATAAACAATATGGCATGCCCATGGCGGCAATTTGTGCCAATATTTCATGGGAGTTTATCTTTGCTTTTATCTACCCGCAAAATGATCTCCAACGATTCATTACGCTCATTTGGTTCCTATTAGACATCTTTATTTTAATGCAATTTTTACGCTATGCTCCAAATGAATACCGTAGAATGCTTTCAAAAAAATTATTGTATTTCTCCTTTTTGCTGACTTTAGTTTTCAGCATGTTGACGATTTTAGGCTTAGTCCATGAGTTTCATGATTACGAAGGGAAGTACGCGGCCTTTTTTCAAAATCTCATGATGTCCGGTTTATTTATCGCTCTATTGTTGCAAAGGGGGAATTTGGCGGGCCAGTCGATGGCAATTGCTATCTGTAAAATGTTAGGTACATTGTTTGCCTCAGTTGGCTTTTATCTCTACTTCCGCACGCCACTGATTACCATTATTTCTGTGGCAACGCTCTTTTATGATTGGCTTTATATTCTCTTAATCTATCGTTGGCAGAAGCAAAAACCAAAATTATAA
- a CDS encoding CAP domain-containing protein, which yields MLNKIKKAAFSSVIAASLLVPVGAMAAESYTVASGDTLWKIALKTGTGVQELIDANPQLTNPNQISPGQKITVSVKEQASVEQEVVKLVNAERAKAGLPALHEDLELSKVAKNKSQDMHDKNYFDHTSPTYGSPFTMMKNFGITYKSAGENIAKGQRSAQEVVTAWMNSEGHRANILNKSYTHIGIGYVQDGNYWTQMFIQK from the coding sequence ATGTTGAACAAAATCAAAAAAGCAGCATTTTCTTCAGTAATAGCAGCTTCTTTATTAGTACCAGTAGGAGCAATGGCAGCTGAATCCTATACTGTAGCATCTGGAGATACTCTATGGAAAATAGCGTTGAAAACAGGAACTGGAGTACAAGAATTAATTGATGCCAATCCACAGCTTACGAATCCAAATCAAATTTCCCCTGGACAAAAAATCACTGTTTCTGTAAAGGAACAAGCAAGTGTTGAACAAGAGGTAGTTAAACTTGTCAATGCAGAGCGCGCAAAAGCAGGTCTACCAGCATTACATGAAGATTTAGAGCTATCAAAAGTAGCAAAAAACAAATCTCAAGATATGCATGATAAAAATTACTTTGACCACACTAGTCCAACATATGGCTCACCTTTTACTATGATGAAAAACTTCGGCATCACCTATAAATCGGCTGGCGAAAATATCGCGAAGGGCCAACGTTCAGCTCAAGAGGTTGTCACAGCTTGGATGAATAGTGAAGGACACCGAGCTAATATTCTCAACAAAAGCTACACACATATTGGGATAGGCTATGTACAGGATGGGAACTACTGGACACAAATGTTTATTCAAAAATAA
- a CDS encoding VanW family protein, whose protein sequence is MRKKWMAAFCVLSMIGLVGCQKNAANEHRLEQENQQLKQQIEELQKPVNSEQITQNEPAIVEIVDPTTNTIIETISPKESGYETNPQAYQQFIEQVAKELARGTKTTNGYDQRMVLDRLDETGNIIKGRPQTILKESELVERVLEASATGGQVEVPLYTTQSGYSLEDIPYLEEVVVASFTTYFNSADVGRNKNIELSAKAIDNVIVGSGDQFSFNTVVGPRDEAHGYQPAPEIINKKVVMGIGGGICQTSSTLFNAVDQIPVKYVERHHHSLDVGYVPKGRDATVSYGSLDFRFQNTNDVPFLIKTSYGKDFLTIEIRTAEKYVELLTKQ, encoded by the coding sequence TTGAGAAAGAAGTGGATGGCTGCATTTTGCGTATTAAGTATGATAGGACTAGTGGGATGTCAAAAAAATGCCGCAAATGAGCATAGGCTAGAGCAAGAAAATCAGCAATTAAAGCAACAAATCGAAGAATTACAAAAGCCTGTTAACTCCGAGCAAATAACGCAAAATGAGCCGGCTATTGTAGAGATAGTGGATCCTACGACAAACACGATTATTGAAACGATTTCACCAAAGGAAAGTGGCTATGAGACAAATCCGCAAGCCTATCAGCAGTTTATCGAGCAAGTCGCTAAGGAATTAGCGAGAGGAACGAAAACAACCAATGGCTATGATCAGCGGATGGTGCTTGATCGATTGGATGAAACAGGGAATATAATTAAGGGAAGACCACAAACGATTTTAAAAGAAAGTGAATTAGTGGAGAGAGTTTTAGAAGCCTCAGCGACTGGTGGTCAAGTGGAAGTGCCACTTTATACCACTCAAAGTGGCTATTCGCTTGAGGATATTCCTTATTTAGAGGAGGTTGTTGTCGCATCCTTTACAACCTATTTTAATAGCGCTGATGTGGGGAGAAATAAAAACATTGAGCTTTCTGCCAAGGCCATTGATAATGTGATCGTTGGCAGTGGAGACCAATTTTCGTTTAATACGGTTGTGGGACCACGAGATGAAGCTCATGGCTATCAGCCTGCACCAGAAATTATTAATAAAAAAGTTGTCATGGGCATCGGCGGGGGGATCTGTCAAACATCTTCAACCCTATTTAATGCAGTGGATCAAATTCCAGTTAAATATGTGGAGCGCCATCACCATTCCTTAGACGTAGGGTATGTACCAAAGGGGAGGGACGCAACGGTGTCCTATGGTAGTTTAGATTTTAGATTTCAAAACACTAATGATGTACCATTTTTAATAAAGACTAGCTATGGCAAAGATTTTCTAACAATCGAAATACGAACAGCAGAGAAATATGTAGAATTATTGACAAAGCAATAA
- a CDS encoding methyl-accepting chemotaxis protein: MHPKIQAVIDSIDLYQATYPEDACVIVADTERVLAYKPGKHVDLKVGIGESVHTYRGTATEIALSSGRFVKEERSAEGFGMAYIASAQPIFDGGQVIGVLSAIISNEKMDNMRLLATELSSTVEEMTTTNEGLATASMDVSKRLEELSNFSESMAGDIEQINVIVNLVKDLAMKSKILGLNASIEAARSGEHGRGFAVVASEIQKMSQSSTDSADSITRQLESIKQSIDQVNASANQIAAFTQQFAESMHELTDAYKGVNNTAEKLMHISEIKG, translated from the coding sequence ATGCATCCAAAAATACAGGCAGTAATTGATTCTATTGATTTATACCAAGCGACATATCCAGAAGATGCTTGTGTCATAGTGGCAGATACAGAAAGGGTTCTTGCCTACAAACCAGGTAAACATGTTGACCTGAAAGTAGGGATAGGTGAATCCGTCCATACATATAGAGGAACCGCAACGGAAATAGCATTAAGTTCAGGTCGATTTGTGAAGGAAGAACGAAGTGCAGAAGGATTTGGTATGGCCTATATCGCCTCTGCACAGCCTATTTTTGATGGTGGACAAGTTATAGGCGTATTAAGTGCCATTATTTCGAATGAAAAAATGGATAATATGCGTTTATTAGCTACAGAACTTTCAAGTACTGTGGAAGAAATGACTACTACAAATGAAGGGTTAGCCACTGCTAGTATGGATGTTTCAAAACGTTTGGAAGAGCTATCTAATTTCTCTGAATCGATGGCTGGCGACATTGAACAAATCAATGTCATTGTTAATTTAGTAAAAGATTTGGCAATGAAATCAAAAATTCTTGGCTTAAATGCTTCGATTGAAGCTGCACGTTCAGGTGAGCATGGGCGTGGCTTCGCGGTTGTCGCTTCAGAAATTCAAAAAATGTCCCAAAGCAGTACTGATAGTGCCGATAGTATTACAAGACAATTAGAAAGCATTAAGCAATCTATTGATCAAGTGAATGCTTCTGCTAATCAAATTGCTGCCTTTACCCAGCAATTTGCAGAAAGTATGCACGAATTAACGGATGCCTATAAAGGGGTTAATAATACAGCAGAAAAGCTCATGCATATTAGCGAGATTAAAGGATAG